GTTCGGCTGTGGGCTGCAATGAGAAGACATACACTCACAACAACAAGTTTAAAACGTTTATCGAGCATTATCCGATTGTGCTTAGTACAACGCATTCTTTGCGGAATTGTATACCTGCGAATTACTTGTTTGATTATTGCATCATTGACGAATCCTCGCAGGTTGATCTGCTGACAGGGGCTCTGGCCTTGTCCTGCTGCAAGCAGGCTATTATCGTGGGCGATACCAAGCAACTGCCGCATATCGTGGGGAAGGAGATTGAACAGAAGATCCAGAGCCAGGCGGCTCCTGACATGGATGAAGCTTACAGTTATATCGAGCATAATTTGTTGTCGTCCATGTTGGCTTTATACGGGGACTCCGTTCCGAAAGTGATGTTACGAGAACATTACCGCTGCCATCCCCAAATTATTGAATTCTGCAATAGGAAATATTACGACAGCGAATTGATTGCTTTTACCGATCCGGGGATTTCCGAGTCTCCTTTATTGATCTACAAGACGTCACCGGGCAATCACATGAGGGAAGTGACCCATGGCAAAAAAGGAAAGTTCAATGCCAGGGAACTTGATGTCATTGAACAGGAAATTCTGTTGGGGTACCTCGAAGCGGCAGCCGGTCATGCGGATATCGGCTTTGTGACGCCATATCGAAAGCAGGTGGAGAAAGCGACCCAGCAATTCACTGCTGATATAGAGAGTGACACGATCCATAAATATCAGGGACGTGAGAAGTCCGTTATGATCATGTCTACGGTGCTTGACCGAACGAGAGCAGGAGGCATGGGGATGAAGTTTGTTAATGATCCTTGCATGATTAATGTGGCTGTGTCCCGTGCGCAGGAGAGGTTTATTCTGGTGACCGATCAGTCTGCGTTTCGCAAGTATGGGAATGAAGTGGGAGATCTCATGCGATATATGGAATATAGCACACTGGACAACAATGTCGTGGAGAGCGAGATTCATTCTATATTTGACTTGCTATACAAGGAATACTCGGATAATCTCCAGGAATTTCGAGAACGCGTTCGTTTCTTTAATAAATCAAGGCATCGGAGCGAGAATATTATGCACGCCTTGCTCGACCAGATATTACAGGAGCCTATGTTTAAGGATTTTGAACTAGGGAATCAGGTTTTACTAATGAATTTGTTTACCGACCTGGAACGGTTAAATGAGGAAGAGCGCAGATTCGTCAGAAATCGTTCTTCTGTTGATTTTGTGATTTATCATAAACTGGACAGATCGCTAGCGCTGGCGATCGAAGTCGATGGATTTGCCTTTCATGAGAACAATCCTGAACAACTAA
Above is a window of Paenibacillus sp. FSL K6-1330 DNA encoding:
- a CDS encoding AAA domain-containing protein; translated protein: MKSEDEQENKEAFLAKQFAKLHYVDPDSALSHYLLKKPIKSDIPVTSEPIFPFRYNLSQRTALEQALKSTISIIEGPPGTGKTQTILNILANLAVMQGKKVAVVSGNNAAVLNVQEKMERQGYHFFVASLGNQENKKKFFANLPDWDVSEWSSDVPEDELNAKLQDLDLRIHRLMELDREKAQLMQKLSAYLLEQEHFEHYFARQDVQPIEKWSFYRQTPKRILEFMKDSFLAVEVKRKYKLLYQFKLFFRHGFTDFKRLKEQGLDVILNVQREFYTLKVEELSDRIQELEKELESQDYQALMDQHQQFSEMLFRHRLHEKYHNRSAVGCNEKTYTHNNKFKTFIEHYPIVLSTTHSLRNCIPANYLFDYCIIDESSQVDLLTGALALSCCKQAIIVGDTKQLPHIVGKEIEQKIQSQAAPDMDEAYSYIEHNLLSSMLALYGDSVPKVMLREHYRCHPQIIEFCNRKYYDSELIAFTDPGISESPLLIYKTSPGNHMREVTHGKKGKFNARELDVIEQEILLGYLEAAAGHADIGFVTPYRKQVEKATQQFTADIESDTIHKYQGREKSVMIMSTVLDRTRAGGMGMKFVNDPCMINVAVSRAQERFILVTDQSAFRKYGNEVGDLMRYMEYSTLDNNVVESEIHSIFDLLYKEYSDNLQEFRERVRFFNKSRHRSENIMHALLDQILQEPMFKDFELGNQVLLMNLFTDLERLNEEERRFVRNRSSVDFVIYHKLDRSLALAIEVDGFAFHENNPEQLKRDEKKGEIFKKFGMELARFRTNESGEEQKIRELLSSMLY